A window of Nicotiana tabacum cultivar K326 chromosome 24, ASM71507v2, whole genome shotgun sequence contains these coding sequences:
- the LOC142178289 gene encoding uncharacterized protein LOC142178289, giving the protein MTTAAMATTSSSGTMPTPAMVPAEKPEKFSGVDFKCWQQKIFFYLTILSLQRFISEDIPVLREETPANERFVVTEAWKHSDFLFKNYILSCLEDGLYSVYNVMETLKELWNALEKKYKTEDAGLKKFVAAKFMDFKMVDSKSVITQVQEPQVIVHDLLAEAFQVATFIEKLPPMWKDFKNYLKHKRKEMMLEDLIVRLRIEEDNKAVEKKSRENLTIMGTNIVEEASTSKRRKKPSGPKNYPRKKKFKDNCHNCGKVGHKAAECRAPKKDKKKSQANMIEKNYEIDDLCAVLSECNLIENPREWWIDPGATHHVCANN; this is encoded by the exons ATGACTACTGCTGCAATGGCTACGACGTCTTCAAGTGGCACAATGCCTACACCGGCGATGGTACCGGCAGAAAagcccgaaaaattttccggCGTGGACTTCAAATGTTGGCAGCAGAAAATATTCTTCTACCTGACCATACTCAGTCTGCAGCGCTTTATCAGCGAGGACATTCCGGTCTTGAGAGAAGAGACTCCGGCTAATGAACGATTTGTGGTCACAGAGGCatggaagcattctgacttcttATTCAAAAATTATATATTGAGTTGTTTGGAAGATGGCTTGTACAGTGTTTACAATGTCATGGAAACTTTGAAAGAGTTGTGGAATGCTCTTGAAAAGAAGTACAAAACGGAAGATGCTGGACTTAAGAAGTTTGTTGCCGCAAAGTTCATGGACTTTAAAATGGTTGACAGTAAGTCTGTCATAACTCAAGTTCAAGAACCGCAAGTCATCGTTCATGACCTCCTTGCCGAAG CGTTTCAAGTTGCAACATTTATTGAAAAGTTACCTCCAATGTGGAAGGACTttaaaaactacttgaaacataAGCGCAAGGAGATGATGTTGGAAGACCTTATTGTTCGCTTAAGGATTGAAGAGGACAACAAGGCTGTAGAAAAGAAGTCTCGTGAAAATTTAACAATAATGGGTACAAATATTGTTGAGGAAGCTTCGACGAGCAAAAGGAGAAAGAAGCCGTCTggaccaaagaattacccaagaaaaaagaagttcaaagatAATTGCCACAACTGTGGAAAGGTTGGACACAAGGCTGCTGAATGTCGTGCACCAAAAAAGGACAAGAAGAAAAGCCAAGCCAACATGATTGAGAAGAATTATGAAATAGACGATTTATGTGCCgtgctttcggaatgcaacctaaTCGAAAATCCTAGAGAATGGTGGATTGATCCGGGGGCTACTCATCATGTTTGTGCTAACAATTAG
- the LOC107831671 gene encoding putative disease resistance protein RGA3, whose product MADPVIGATVQVLLEKLLSLTSEEVKSLRNCKKDLKMLKKTLTMIQAFIHDAERRQVEDQTVEEWLKMLEKVAEDAENVFDEFRYESLKAEVMKIQNKPMKKVRNFVSNTVLKWKMSRKINNISDELSAINKLAKDLGLQPPRGPSRQILPVRETDSVVVASDVVGRDKDVSEIKEKMLNMREDVVLCTIPIVGMGGSGKTTVAKIIFNDEQIKQHFEKRVWLCLPEMLETKSFLELMLESLTERKLEVQSRDIIVKKLQDELGGKRYLLVLDDLWRVDPTILWHDFLDTLKGINTFRGNCILVTTRRDQVASSVAADPHTLKKLTDDHCWSIFKQRAFVDGEVTEELVSMGNRIVEMCKGLPLAASVLGGLLRNKEKHEWQTILEGNPLVAGEDDSGQSSLKKILKLSYFYLPSPHLKKCFAYFAMFPKDFEFEKDQLIQLWMAEGFLRPCQKTTVMEDVGNKFFELLLENSLLQDVKLDEHNNITHCKMHDLVHDLAEDILKSKLFDGGDNLSQVRYFGWNSPRDQIEKINEPGRLCTLFWKSSDMSEDMLLSFQFLRVLNLSQSGIKELSASIGKLIYLRYLDLSRTSIDALPNSICKLYNLQTLRVNNCNILNGFPDEMEHMISLRHIYYNSYRFQILNMGKLTCLQTLQHFKVGLEKGRGIEELGHLKNLRGELTINGLQLVRNREEAGRAYLKEKPNIYKLAYFWSNRGCEINDEYVLDGLQPHPNLKTLEVVDYLGTRFPSWFNGEFLPNLVKLKLIGCRKCIEIPSLGQLKLLRHLELVGFDKMECIGPAFYGVDVNYNGSSSNNANIQVFPLLKELVLKHMPSLIEWKGVELMPTRDGGRDRVVVRMFPALEKLSISNCRRLKSTPNQFEVLRELSIEVVDSEMPLLTLCSNLTSLVELTVYDVKELTCLPDEMLRNNISLQHLSVLKCGEFRELPQSMYNLQSLKSLKIRFCNISSVPVPSGENHLTSLRSLDFYSCDRLTSLPSEMLEHCRSLEFLSVSCCNNLVSLPLHEWEMPSLSYLDISECPKMNSIPAGGLHRLTGLRELIIGLFSELVDFEAFQLMFNGIQQLSSLRTFWVYGRANWDSLPYQFMQLSALTRMVIFNFGIESLPQNLDNLISLESLELWSSERLQRVDFSGVMPKLRRLEIHNCPLLEALSGRVVNLVSLEALYLSNCKKLQHLPSGDDMRRLTKLRCLRIEACPQLEESCTNRSGPNSQWSNISHIPEIYIRGRTIPILRD is encoded by the exons ATGGCCGACCCTGTAATTGGTGCTACTGTTCAAGTTTTGCTTGAGAAGCTGCTTTCTCTCACTAGTGAGGAAGTCAAAAGTTTAAGGAACTGCAAGAAAGATCTCAAAATGCTGAAAAAAACTCTAACGATGATCCAAGCTTTCATTCATGATGCTGAAAGACGACAAGTTGAGGACCAGACTGTGGAAGAATGGCTCAAGATGCTTGAGAAAGTTGCCGAAGATGCTGAAAATGTGTTTGACGAATTCAGATATGAATCTCTCAAAGCAGAAGTTATGAAGATCCAAAACAAACCGATGAAAAAGGTCCGTAACTTTGTTTCTAATACAGTTTTAAAGTGGAAAATGTCTCGGAAAATCAACAACATCAGTGATGAGTTGAGTGCTATCAATAAGTTAGCCAAAGACCTCGGTCTCCAACCCCCAAGAGGTCCTTCTCGCCAAATATTACCAGTTCGAGAAACAGATTCTGTGGTAGTTGCTTCTGATGTTGTTGGTAGAGACAAAGATGTTTCTGAAATAAAGGAGAAGATGTTGAACATGAGAGAGGATGTTGTTCTGTGCACCATTCCCATAGTGGGTATGGGAGGCTCAGGGAAAACAACTGTCGCTAAGATAATTTTTAATGATGAACAGATCAAGCAACATTTTGAAAAGAGAGTTTGGTTGTGTCTACCTGAAATGTTAGAAACTAAGAGCTTTCTTGAATTGATGCTCGAATCATTGACAGAAAGGAAACTTGAGGTCCAAAGTAGGGATATTATAGTCAAGAAGCTGCAAGATGAATTGGGAGGAAAAAGGTATTTGCTTGTCCTGGATGATTTGTGGCGTGTTGACCCTACAATATTGTGGCACGATTTCTTGGACACCTTGAAAGGAATAAATACATTCAGAGGAAACTGCATTCTTGTGACTACTCGTAGGGATCAGGTGGCATCCTCTGTAGCAGCAGATCCTCATACGTTGAAAAAATTAACAGATGATCATTGTTGGTCCATTTTCAAACAAAGAGCATTTGTTGATGGGGAGGTTACAGAGGAATTAGTGAGCATGGGCAACAGGATTGTTGAAATGTGTAAAGGTCTACCATTGGCAGCAAGTGTGTTGGGAGGCCTCTTACGCAACAAAGAAAAACATGAATGGCAGACAATTCTTGAGGGCAATCCCCTTGTTGCAGGTGAAGATGATAGTGGGCAAAGTAGCTTGAAGAAAATACTAAAACTCAGCTATTTTTATCTACCATCTCCACATCTGAAAAAGTGTTTTGCCTACTTTGCAATGTTTCCAAAAGATTTTGAGTTTGAAAAGGACCAACTAATCCAACTCTGGATGGCAGAAGGCTTTCTTCGTCCATGTCAAAAGACCACTGTGATGGAAGACGTTGGTAACAAGTTTTTTGAACTTTTGTTGGAAAATTCCTTGCTGCAAGATGTTAAGCTAGATGAGCACAACAATATAACACACTGTAAGATGCATGATCTTGTGCATGATTTGGCTGAAGATATtttaaaatctaaactatttGATGGTGGAGATAATCTTTCTCAAGTTCGATACTTTGGATGGAACTCACCAAGAGATCAAATAGAGAAGATTAATGAGCCTGGACGTTTATGCACGTTGTTCTGGAAAAGCAGTGATATGTCTGAAGATATGCTATTGAGCTTTCAGTTCTTGAGAGTTTTAAATTTGTCCCAGTCAGGCATCAAGGAGTTGTCAGCCTCAATCGGCAAGCTAATATACTTGAGATATCTTGATCTCTCTAGGACTAGTATCGATGCCTTACCCAACTCCATTTGCAAGCTCTACAATTTGCAAACGCTTAGAGTCAATAACTGCAATATCCTCAATGGGTTTCCAGATGAGATGGAACACATGATAAGTTTGCGACACATATATTACAACTCTTATCGCTTTCAGATACTTAACATGGGTAAATTGACTTGTCTTCAAACGCTACAACATTTCAAGGTAGGTTTAGAGAAAGGTCGTGGGATAGAAGAATTAGGCCATCTGAAAAACCTTAGAGGTGAATTGACGATCAACGGTCTGCAATTGGTCCGTAATAGAGAAGAAGCTGGAAGAGCATACCTAAAGGAGAAACCAAATATCTACAAGCTGGCATATTTTTGGTCCAATCGTGGATGTGAAATCAATGATGAGTATGTTTTGGATGGTCTTCAACCGCATCCTAACTTGAAAACCTTAGAGGTAGTTGACTACTTGGGGACTCGATTTCCTTCATGGTTCAATGGAGAATTTCTACCAAATTTGGTCAAGTTGAAATTAATTGGTTGCAGAAAGTGCATAGAAATTCCATCACTTGGCCAACTAAAACTCCTTCGGCATCTTGAGCTGGTCGGGTTCGATAAGATGGAATGCATTGGACCTGCATTTTATGGTGTTGATGTTAACTATAATGGATCGAGCAGCAATAACGCCAATATCCAAGTGTTCCCGTTACTCAAAGAACTGGTATTGAAGCATATGCCTAGCCTCATTGAGTGGAAGGGAGTGGAATTGATGCCAACAAGAGATGGTGGTCGAGACAGAGTTGTAGTAAGAATGTTTCCTGCGCTTGAGAAGTTGAGCATTAGCAATTGTCGGCGGTTAAAAAGTACTCCAAATCAATTTGAAGTCCTACGTGAATTAAGCATTGAAGTAGTTGACAGTGAAATGCCATTGTTGACCTTGTGCAGCAACTTGACATCTCTCGTAGAGCTTACTGTCTATGATGTGAAAGAGCTCACTTGTCTTCCAGATGAGATGCTACGCAACAATATTTCTCTTCAGCATCTATCCGTCTTAAAATGCGGAGAGTTTCGTGAATTGCCACAAAGTATGTACAATCTCCAGTCTCTTAAGAGCTTAAAGATTAGATTCTGCAATATCAGTTCCGTTCCTGTTCCCAGTGGAGAGAATCATTTGACTTCCCTCCGAAGTCTTGATTTTTACAGTTGTGATAGATTGACCAGTTTACCAAGTGAAATGCTAGAGCATTGTCGGTCTCTGGAATTTTTGTCGGTCAGCTGCTGTAACAACTTAGTTTCCTTGCCTTTACATGAGTGGGAAATGCCTTCACTTTCATATTTAGATATATCAGAATGTCCCAAGATGAATAGTATACCCGCAGGGGGCCTTCACCGTCTCACTGGGTTAAGGGAATTGATCATAGGTCTTTTCTCAGAGTTGGTAGATTTCGAGGCATTCCAGTTGATGTTCAATGGCATTCAGCAGCTATCGTCCCTTCGTACATTCTGGGTGTACGGACGTGCGAACTGGGATTCTCTGCCCTATCAGTTTATGCAACTCTCTGCCCTAACAAGGATGGTAATATTTAATTTCGGAATCGAGTCCCTTCCTCAGAACCTTGACAACCTTATTTCTCTTGAAAGTTTAGAGCTATGGAGCTCCGAAAGGCTACAACGTGTGGACTTCTCAGGTGTCATGCCCAAATTACGGAGACTGGAGATCCATAATTGTCCATTGTTAGAAGCTCTGTCGGGTCGGGTCGTCAACCTTGTTTCTTTGGAAGCGTTATATTTATCAAACTGCAAAAAGCTACAGCATCTGCCATCCGGAGATGACATGCGACGCCTCACCAAGTTACGGTGCCTGAGAATTGAAGCTTGCCCACAGTTAGAAGAAAGTTGCACCAATCGGAGTGGCCCAAACTCCCAATGGTCCAATATTTCCCATATTCCAGAAATTTACATTAGGGGGAGAACCATTCCAATCTTAC GTGACTAG